The region AAGCAAATTCTACATGTATCTGCACTCATAGAGTTAGAAATACATGTTAAAAGAAATGTGTTAAAGTATATAACATTTACCTACAGcttgttttttctatttctgcataCTTTTCTgactatttaaatatataatatatatatataatattttcttgcTTTGCAACCTTTCAAACTACTGCTTATATAACAACTAatcttatttaataaataattttatttactaaacagaggttaattttatttaataaatagagGTTTCACAAAATACCctagcaaagaagaaaaaatttacttatcacttttgaaaaaagtatttctgtatatgtgtgttccttTTTATCTGTACCGTGTCCCGTGTGTCTGCAGGTGCTCAGAGAGGACAAAAAGGTACATTAGGTTCTCTGGAACTAGATGCCTGATGTATGTGatgggacccaaacccaggttctctgaaagagccgCAACTGcttttaactattgagccatctctccatctccttacGTTTTCCCCACAATATCTtgtgtataccagactggcctcaaacttgctaggtAGCTGAGAAGGACCTGGgcttctgatcctgctgcctcctgagcactgagattacaggtatgtgccactgtgcccagtttaTATGATGCTGAGAACAGGGGATCCAGGGCTGTATGCATGTTAGCCAAGTGCTCCATCAACCGAACTCTATCTCCAGCCCTATGCATCATTTCTTTAGTTTCAAAAATCAGTTATGCTAAGCagtctattttttattatattttcttggaTTTAGATCATTCCATTGAGAAAATACCCATGGTATTTTAAGTcaattctgggtttttattgctacCAGTAAAAAAGCAAGGCTGGTAGCTGGGAACATAACTTAGTtggtaaagttcttgtcatgcatgCATGAACCTCTGAGTTTGGGTTCCCGGAACTATATAAAAGCTGACTGAAATGTATCATCCTTGTAGTTCTAGTGTTGAAGAGGTAAGACAGACAGATTCCTAGGACTCACTGGACAGACAGCGTCACCTACTGATGCGCTCCACTCAAGTAAGAGATCCTGTCCCCAAAACAAGATGGATGTTACTTGAGGAACAAGGGCCAATGTTATATTTGGTTGACATGCATACAAACTCACCAATACAAACACactttcacaaacacacacttgagacataaacatgtacacacataaaattgTGGGTAGAAATCTgtttttataaattgtttatatTGTTCAAGTAGTTTATCTGCACCAATTCAATTTTTGGAACTTATGTTGCTGGATCCAGAGGTTTTCCTATTTTAACCATTGCTGCATTCCATAACTGGTCTGTCAGCAAGAGTATGCCAGTGCCCATCCAGTCTTaccagtgggagagagagagagagagagagagagagagagagagagagagagactattccCAGAAATCATATTCACATTTAGGAATGAATATGAGATAAAGATGTTTTCAGATTCCAATAAGGGACTTTCTGAAACAGatcactttttttctgtcttgtttaatGACAGAAATGAGACTGGGACCATGCTACTGACTGACTTGATATGTAAAAATTAGCACAATGATAATATGACCAATAGAATGATTACAGATTTGAGCTCATTGACCTAGAAGAAACATCCACAatgattcttttgaaaatatgtatgGGTATCTTGCCTGCAAGTACATCTGTTAACTTTATATGTACCTGGAAACCTTGGGGAtgagaagaggccatcagatcccctaaATTTGTAGTCACCGGTGTCTGTGAGccgtcatgtaggtgctgggaattaatctgggtcccctggaagaacatcTGCTGCTCTTAAgcacggaaccatctctccaaccctgtgaTGACTTTGGACTccagagaggcagatctgaagtTCAGGTTCAGCTGTAGCCCATACTGGTTGTGTGACGTTCCAAACCTTGATGTCCTTGACTGTAAAGTAGAGCTCCAAACAGAGTAGCTATCTAAGGGCAGAGCTGTGGGAGCCATAGTGGTGGGAGCCATAGTTGACAGCCAAGAAGCTGTCAGCCCTGGTCAGAGATGAACTGCTGCAGGAGGCAATCCATATATCCTTTCAGGATGAGGCCCAAGACCCAGATCTGCATCCTCTGTCACACCCAGCCCCACTTtcaaattctctttttatttcttctttgtgtctttcacatcatgtatctgtattcatttcccccctttgttcacatctgccctctgccctctcaatgtccaaaaataaaataaatttaagagaaaaaaggaaaaatctaattatggaagctgcagtgtgacccaGTGAGTCAGGCAGAAAACCCTTTTGTCCATATAtttttacttgtaagtgttcattgcaaagagtcattggcctggttcgaggcctctggtttctgctttacactattgatgctgggccctcagatatcctgctgttgccatgagtcatggagatcctgcagctttagGTCTGCAGGAACAGCCCCTTCCTGTGCTCCAGCAGATGATAGTTGGGGTGCACCAACTGGTAATCCTGGTTCTGTGGCTTGGTAGTTGCAGGGTtagtcagcctgccagctcttccCCATTCTTACCACAAGAGTGAGCTCTTCAGCTTTGCCTGGCTAGTTCACTCCTTACAGCTTGAGCAAGGGCGAGTCCTACCCCTTTTAATGGCATGCAAGGTATAATTAATTTGTTCTACCGAAGTTTTCAACAAAACAGGACAGAAGAACAATAGCcaagcagtggtgatgcacacctttaatcccagcactcgggaggcagaggtggtgtgggaagtcctcctgtatatgtgttgcttttattggttaatgaataaagaatctgctttcagacaatgacttaacagaatatagccaggctggaaaagttATATATACagatagtaggcagagtcagggacatGAGATGCCAGCAGGAACCTTCCCGGTATGCCACGAacctagtggtaaaatataaagtaatagatatgggttaattgaagatataagagctagctagcaatatgtttaagtgattggccaagcagtaatttaaataatatagcttctgtgtgattatttcaagtcagagcagtcaggaaatgaatagTAGCCTCCCCCAacatagaggcaggtggatctctgtgagttcgaggccagtctggtctacagagtgagttacaaaacaggctccaaaagttatacaggaaaaccctgccttgaaaagccaaaaagaaaaagaaaaatcaaaaagaggaGGGGGACAATGGCATACTATAAACACCTAGTATAAAATGTAACCTACGAGGACACCATCATTTCCAGGTGGGtgtttataaattaaaacacaacTCTCTCAGTGTGCAGACGACTGCTTTACTACTCTCTTCTACTCCTTGATGCTTCCTTAGTTAAGGCCTACAAGAGAAGGACTCTTTGCACTTCATCAggccatgtatgcctgcaaaatCTTTTAGCCCTAGCTAGCTAGGATTCTGCACTGTCTTAGCCTGTCCCTGGGATCCCTGGTTGTGACAACACATACTTAGCTGGTTAGTAAGGACCCATCAGACCCCAGCCATGCCTCCTTCCTGCCATGCACTGGGGAAGTTCTGGGTCACTCTAATATcagtcccccccacccctgcccccatctcACACTGCTGAGAGTAACGGCTTCAATGGCTTAAGCAGTCTAAAAGTACACGGGAAGCCTTTAACAtgcaagaaaaggagaattcaCCCACGGATGCACAAAACACACCTCCTGTCATGCATGGAGTGGGGGGCTAGTGTTGGTTTGGCCCAGGAAATCCACCCTGTGGCAGTCAATCAATACCATCTTATCCTCCTACCATGCTCAGCAAACCTTAGGCATTCCTGAACAGACTATCAGTGTAGCTTGAGGAGCCTGACTGTTACACCCTCAAATGAACAGTAAGCAAGCACGAGTGGATAACAGGGGcaacttttcatttcttatgtcCTTCCTTCGATAGCAGATTAAGTATGTATTCGAACCCAGCAGGTTGTCATTTCTCTAGAGCCTGCCCATGGGTTAACCCTGTGTTTAATTTCATGGTCAAAGCACAGGTGCTAACAGCAGGCCTTACAGACCTACATTTCCTTGTATGTAAAAGACACACCACATGCCAGTGTGCTGCGGGTCCCACAAGTCAAGAAAGGGTCCAGGCTTTGGATGTCAGCCACCCTAGAGCCgagattctcaaccttcctgaggcTGTGAAGCACAGTCCCCTCATGCTGAGGTTGACCCCAACCATTTCCATTgcgacttcataactgtaaattttgctactgtaggaactataatgtaaatacctgtgttttccagtggcCTAGAAAGGCTCATTCGACTCCCAAGTTTCCCAACTTGCAAGCCCCACAGTTCCAGGTGAGTTTCTGTGATGTTCCGCCTGTTTTTGTCATTAAAGAAATGAGATCACAGCCTTGATTGTTTTATAAGATTGGTGTGAGATTGCATCGAGTGGATGTAGTTTAAAGGACTTGAAATTGCTTTGCCATGGCAACTCTAAAATTGCCAGTGGTCATGGTGATTCAATTTTTATTGCAATTATGTAAAGGtcaggaagagggaaaaaaagcaaaagaaacagagaagagagcaCCCAGAAAGCCAGAGAGGAGGGAGCTAGGAAAGAAGGGTACCATGGAAACCAAGGGAAAGATTCCGGGAAGGAGTGAGACCATATAAAGGCCACTTAGAGGCCAGGTGCTTCTGACAAGACAAAAGCCATTTTCAGCCTGTGCTGACTGGTGAGGGTAGTAGATTTCTTACATAAAGGAAAGGATGGTGTATAtaagatgaaaagagagagaggggggagggagggagggagggagggagggagggaggggagagagggagggagggagggaggggaaaggaaggaaggaaggaaggaaggaaggaaggaaggaagggaagcaagagtgggagggaggagcaaaatgaaaaaattaagcaGTTGCACAACAGAGCCTGGGAAGTGCATTCTATGAGAAAGGACAAAGGATCGCAgagcagatttctttttttttttttcagtttttcaagacagggtttctctgtgtagctttggagcctgtcctgggctgtgctctgtagaccaggctggcctcggaacTCACAGAGGACCTGCCTGCTCCTGCGTGTGCCATCCACCACTCAGCGCACAgcggatttttttttaaagcactgctCTAGCTGCAGTGCGGAGGGTCATGAGGAGCCAGgacttgtttcttttccttttctggtttttacCCTGCCTGGGGCCCAAAACAATGCTGGCCAGCATAAGCTATGCCTTTGGACCAATCATTCAACAAGTATTTGAAGAGCGGAGTTGAAAAAAGTTGATCTGCAGCATAGAACTATTTTGGAACTGTGCTAGACATTGGGGACAGGTAGGTATTCAGCAAGGGACAATGTCATGCTTAGGCTTCATTGTCAAcctgactggatttagaatcaccatggaaacacacgtCTAGTTATGTCTCTGACTGGGTTTCCAGAAAAGTTCAGCTGCAGAGGGAAGACCCATCCTGCTGGTGGGCATCGCCATCCATCCCATGGGCTAAAGtcccaaattaaaaaagaaaatcagaggagTGACAGTCAtcacctctctctctgcttcctgactgaaggTGCAGTGGGACCAATTGCCTCgggctcctgctgccatgtcttctgCACTGTGGTGGACTGCACTGCCACACTGTGAGCCAAGACAAAGTATTCCGCAAGTTCCTTTGATCGAGTGTCTTGGTACATCATTAAGGGAAGTAATACAGCAAGTGTCCAGTGGGGCAGGTGGAAAATGAGTTAAAACTTGTGCAAACTGGAGGACATTGGAAGCTCCAGTGGCTTAAGGAGCAACTTTCTCCTAGGAGCACAGgaagtcatctctctggctctgaaGACTATAGTGGCTTCCAGGAACTCATGTGTGCTTTGGAGGGAGGCAAATGCTGGCCCTCTTTGTTCAAAACTGACTTCTAAACCAAAGGGTCAGAAGCAGTAGTGAACCAGAGTGCCCGAGGCtcaaggattttgtttgtttgtttgtaatgaATGCTGGGGAACATGGCTCCAGGGGCACAGGACAGTAGTGATTGTAAGAACAGACTGTGGGGTCATGAAATGGAGCAAGGGTGAGAAACTAGGAGGTCGGTGGTGAGGTGGCCATTCTAGAAAAAGTCAGATTCTGGACAAAACCTCTTATAGGCAGCCCTTGGTGCCGGCTGCATCCTCCAGGTCTCAGCTGGGACCTCTTGCCACATCTAAGTGGACCATCAAATGCTAGCAAATGGCATGCCTGATCCCTGCCCTCAGAGACAAATCTGGGCCATCTTGGTTCAGCGAGGACCAGGTTTCTAAATGAACCCCCATGTCTGCTATTCCTACCAAGAGTTCTGTCACTACCAATCTCCACATGAGTTCTTCCTAgcccccttccctcacccctgTTCCCTGGCCCATAAAGCACTGTGCATACTTTTATTCTCTCAGTTCTGTGGGACCCTTATTTGAGTCCTCCCGGGACTCAAATGCATGAATCCATTTCACTCTCTCCATACTGCCTTGCCCTGACAAGGAGATTGCTGACCTTTGACCTTTGCTCTGTATGAATGAATTGGATTGAAAGTGATCTACGTTGAATTGGGGTTTGGGGCTCTTGAGCTCCTATGTCCTATAGTTCACAGGATAAGGATTGGGCTTACTGTCAAGGGCAGACCCTGCTGATGCTAAGCTAAGATCAAatgctctctttttttcccttaatcagggaggaagcagggagtAGTACCAGCCCACAGAAGAGAGCAGGATTCCAGCAATAGAAATTCAAAGATGCCACCCACAGGGAGAAATGCCCTTCCGGACCTGAGCAGGATCTGAATCACTAGAACTCCCACGTTAGGCTCCTCCTGAGCTCAGCACTGGACTTCTCCTCCTGCAGCCATCTCTGGAGTATTCGAGAAGAAAGCAGTGGAGACTTGTCAGTCAGTATAGGCCATCATTTGGCTCCACGGGGAAGGGGGAAACCTGGTCAGCTGTGGCAAAGGGATCCTTTATTTTAGGGGATTTATTTAgcctatttccttttcttctttcttcgtgtgagtgtacacacacacacacacaacacacacacacacacacacacgctggtaTTGAGCCCGAGCTGTATGCTTCTGTAAACAAGTGCTCTGCATTTATTGCATGGTTTGTTATCTTTCTTTGTGTGTCCGcgttatgtgtctgtgtgtctgtgtgcagtggGAATTAAACCTAGAGCTTTATGCAGCTAAACGtgttctgtattttttctttcttcgtgtgttcgtgtgtgtgtgtgtgtgtgtgtgtgtgtgtgtgtgtgtgtggtgggtattGAGCCTGGAGCTTTATGCTTGCTAAACAGTTCAGTCCTCtgtatttagttttctttcttcgtgtgtgtgtgtgtgtgtgtgtgtgtgtatgtgtgtgtgtgtatgtgtgtgtgtgtttgttggggaTTAAGCCTATATCTTTATGATTGCTCATTAAGTGCTCTGTCATTGAGTTACAGCCCCAACtcgtttcttttaattttaagacagCTCTAAGTGACTTTCCCAGTCTGACTTTTGAGCTTCACTCTATTGCTCAAGGAGACCTTGAACTCCAAATggcctgcctcaggctcccagatAGCTGCCACTACAGAGCTAGGCCACCAAGCCTGGACTTTTTTCTCATCTGCAAGTCAAAAGTTTATTAGAACAGAACACTTCAGACTATGATTCCGCCCTTGTATACCTTCTcactatatttttccttttttccttggcTTCCTAAAATAATACCGCCAGAGACATTAAAGTAGATGCTGAcacaatgtatatatttattgacAAAGAAGGCCACACAACATACACTTTGTGTGAAAAAATACAGCATATAGAACAACACTTCTATTCTGATCACTTTTGTCTATGCACATATCTATCTAGGAATATAGAGGTACAGAGAAGTATCTAGCAGGATAGTCACCAACAGGGCTGACAATTGTTACACAGCGGTAGCAGAGTTATGGGTAAGTTTAGGTTGTTaaatagcttttctttcttacttgaCGATTTGAGCAGAGGACAATAGCATTTTCACAAAGAGACGAATAAGTTCACCAAGGGGATCGTGCACACAGAAAGTAGATTCAGgcagtggggaaagggaacacgaCCCATACATAGATCAGGCCCATTTCTCTCTACCTGTCCTGGTGTTGAAGAtccttctctccacccccaaAAGAAAGCCACTTTGTGGATTTCTTCATGTATTTAGAAGTCTGTCCCCCCCCCAACTTTTCCATCATTGAACTCTGAATACAGGTAAGGGTTAATTCGAGGCTGGAGGAGAGCATCTTACTGTGGTTCATAGAAGAAAAAGGGTCCTAAAATGGCCTCTCTTGGCCTCTGTTCCCCATTGTGTGCCACCTCCTGCAGGTTGAAGACCAGATTCTCATAAACCTGGGCTCTTTGGGCCTCACACGTTTCTCTGGTGTGGCCCTCCTCGCCACAAATGGAGCAGTGAAGTGCGTGTTTTCGCTTCCTGGTTCTACGCAGCTCCACAAAACTATTGTTCGGACGCCCAGAACCACTGCTGGTGGAAGGAGACTGAATCTCAGAAATGTCGGGGGACTCAATGACCAGCACTTGGTCCTCGGATATAGCCCTGCCTACGAAGGGGGCGGCACTTGAGGACGGCAGTGGTGGGTCCTCGGGCTCCACCAAGATCACATCCTCATCTGAATCATCCTGAGAGTCTTCTATCTCCTATCACATTGCGAGTCATTATTGTTGATCAGTATTCGGATGGGGCCGGGCCTGAAATGACCACTGTGGCACTGGGTAGCCCTACTCCAACACCTGTACTTCGATCTTTCGTGGGCCGCACTTCTGTTTAATTAAAGtgtcctcccattcctcctcctcccttatcATCCCTGATATTAGCTCCAGGAACTCGGGGACGCGCTCCTCTGGCTCATTTGCCATAGATCCTGAGAAGCCCCTTAAGCCTGCGTCGAAGCGGTCACTACTGAGCTCAGCCCTCTACCAGGAGCCTGCGCCTTGCACGCCTTCCCGTGCTTCTGTTATGCCCCTCCGCCTCAGCAAAGACCCCTGCCTTGGGATAGCACTTCTGCAATCTGCCCGCCTCCCAACGGTATCATAAACATGGATGGTTTCTCTCCAAGTGTCTTGAAACAGTGTTTAAACATTTACCATAGCCGGCCTGCCTCACACTGCTCTCAGTCTGTCCCAAAGACCAGTTTTCATCGCCTGCCAAAAATTCTACCACAAGTTAGGCTGGGATTGGGCCATCATGAAGTAAACGCATGACCTCACGAGCAGGGCCCATAAGGGTTTTCATTAGGCGCCCGACCTTCTCCTCCTCAGACATATGCCAATCAGGCAGGACCCCAGTGACTTGGCTCAGCCAGTTTTCAAAGGTTTCTTCTCCCTGGGCTAGCTCTGCCCTCCCAGAGAAAAACCTCATGTTTCTCTCTGCCATGCTGGCCATTAACGGACCGATACTCCTGCCCAGGGACCTAAGCATGGAATGAGCCCAAGGGGGCAAGGGTGGGTTCTGCCCCCGGATGTGACCCAAACGAGCAAGGATGCTAGTCATGCCTGACAACGGCGATAGGATATCTTAATATGTGATGCACAGGGCGTTTTAGAAAAATCGCTTTATCTTCAGTCACGCAGCAGTCTCCAATCTCAGTAGGGGGCtgcaagaaataaaatgagagtgGGATTAATAAAGGAACAGGCTATAGTTGTAATTATCGTACCTCAATAGCCCATATATATCTCCACTGTCCTTAAAATACTGGGGAGGAGACCAATTGCAGAGCCCTGGAGCTAGCTGATTTTTCTGTACTGACGGAGTGCTTTTTACAGTCACGTCATCCGTACCCTCCTGCCAGTCCTGGAAGAGGGAGGGCAACTGTTGCTTCAACTCTAGATTTAACGGTGTGTGGAACTGAGGTTGGGCtctcaaaataaagcaaattcaCAGGGGTTAAAATGAGATCTCATGATCTTAACCACACTGCCCCTCTCAAAGCTCCCAAACCATTACTCCCACCCTCCACCCCGTGATTTCTCAGATGCTTACATACTAGCTAGGACACTGGAGTGAGTCTGTATTTCCGGCCTCTGCAACCTGTGTCCTTCCAGGAGAAAGCTGGCCTCCAGCGTACGGTAGATCTCGGTCCACAGGGGCTCAGAGATCCTGGAGCTCAGGACATCAAGACTGCGCCACATCAGAGAAGGGAAGTGTCAGAAACAGACTCCATCGTCATCGTCATCCAGAtgcaccctccccctccctcttctcccgcCCCCTTCTGCTATCACCAGGCAGAAAATTCCCTCTCCCATTTCTGAATACAATCTAAAACGATACCCCCTCCCCAGACATGCATTGCACCCCAAGACACCATTAGCCTACCCAGCTCTAACAATACAGCTGCCCACCGAATTCAAGTCAGATTTCTGCTTTGATGAGCTGCTACTGAGAAAGGGAACATGAATTGGAcaccacccacccccacagtgcCAGGGAAATTAGAGGAGATGAATAAGGGGTTCGAGGCAAACATAATTCCTCCCCCCCCTCATCTTCCAGGTGGCCCTCTTCCCTCAACGCCCTTCCCCAGCCAGACAAATCCTACCAAGTGTCCATACTATCCAGGTG is a window of Arvicola amphibius chromosome X, mArvAmp1.2, whole genome shotgun sequence DNA encoding:
- the Zcchc12 gene encoding LOW QUALITY PROTEIN: zinc finger CCHC domain-containing protein 12 (The sequence of the model RefSeq protein was modified relative to this genomic sequence to represent the inferred CDS: deleted 1 base in 1 codon; substituted 10 bases at 10 genomic stop codons), giving the protein MTSILARLGHIRGQNPPLPPWAHSMLRSLGRSIGPLMASMAERNMRFFSGRAELAQGEETFENWLSQVTGVLPDWHMSEEEKVGRLMKTLMGPAREVMRLLHDGPIPAXLVVEFLAGDENWSLGQTESSVRQAGYGKCLNTVSRHLERNHPCLXYRWEAGRLQKCYPKAGVFAEAEGHNRSTGRRARRRLLVEGXAQXXPLRRRLKGLLRIYANEPEERVPEFLELISGMIREEEEWEDTLIKQKCGPRKIEVQVLEXGYPVPQWSFQARPHPNTDQQXXLAMXXEIEDSQDDSDEDVILVEPEDPPLPSSSAAPFVGRAISEDQVLVIESPDISEIQSPSTSSGSGRPNNSFVELRRTRKRKHALHCSICGEEGHTRETCEAQRAQVYENLVFNLQEVAHNGEQRPREAILGPFFFYEPQ